A window from Nocardioides mesophilus encodes these proteins:
- a CDS encoding SdrD B-like domain-containing protein has product MTASAVVLALAAALLVMLPPPQASAAPSSTLRVQVQSARTEPRALGGTGVREGDPVTAYKFLINADNTGSTAQRAPSGACSASTPGYPADCKWPSIRELPHTTAPIIAQGTEADLADGLDLPDGKYLISVLADGYKLDGAHFTVPFTTTDPVVVEVQPDPLPDATLRAFVFQDEATTNSAIDNSEDGLAGFQGHINDTLGEVTTDVYGNPLCTVYEGEDPDTHVIPAGSLDADGAPVVKTVGGKCFSDSTGMLTIPHLGSNRYTTTAQPPDGQDWIQTTTLEGNHDFDTWMMEGATGYDTEFTLAGEPVPTPQFGFVKPKNALGSGSGSISGVVVGVKQYTPPKGGDINFFNGMTGSKTDKPIPHPVLSLADLNDGDRAKWVGRGNADGSFTIPNVPDGDYSLTWWDEPQNYILNLVNVTVRNGEAVKMGQLPLMGWWTKLDGYVFNDANRNGTKDSGEKGIPNFTLTLRKQDNSLMDRGSTTATTDATGYYSFEGAYPLAAWTVMEAYNDSFYTTGVTYQADNQKTPTTVKGPGWTSAR; this is encoded by the coding sequence GTGACGGCGAGTGCCGTGGTCCTCGCCCTCGCCGCCGCCCTGCTGGTGATGCTGCCGCCGCCCCAGGCGAGCGCGGCGCCCAGCAGCACCCTGCGCGTGCAGGTCCAGAGCGCCCGGACGGAGCCGCGCGCACTGGGCGGCACCGGTGTCCGCGAGGGCGACCCGGTGACGGCGTACAAGTTCCTGATCAACGCGGACAACACCGGCTCCACGGCGCAGCGCGCCCCGTCCGGCGCCTGCTCCGCCTCGACCCCCGGCTACCCGGCCGACTGCAAGTGGCCCTCGATCCGGGAGCTGCCGCACACCACCGCCCCGATCATCGCCCAGGGCACGGAGGCCGACCTGGCCGACGGTCTCGACCTGCCCGACGGCAAGTACCTCATCTCGGTGCTGGCCGACGGCTACAAGCTGGACGGCGCGCACTTCACAGTGCCGTTCACGACCACCGACCCGGTCGTCGTCGAGGTCCAGCCGGACCCGCTGCCCGACGCCACCCTCCGGGCCTTCGTCTTCCAGGACGAGGCGACCACCAACAGCGCCATCGACAACAGCGAGGACGGTCTCGCCGGCTTCCAGGGGCACATCAACGACACCCTCGGCGAGGTCACCACCGACGTCTACGGCAACCCGCTCTGCACGGTCTACGAGGGCGAGGACCCCGACACCCACGTCATCCCCGCCGGCTCCCTGGACGCCGACGGCGCGCCGGTCGTCAAGACCGTCGGCGGCAAGTGCTTCAGCGACAGCACCGGCATGCTGACCATCCCGCACCTCGGCTCGAACCGCTACACCACCACCGCCCAGCCGCCGGACGGTCAGGACTGGATCCAGACCACCACGCTCGAGGGCAACCACGACTTCGACACCTGGATGATGGAGGGCGCCACCGGCTACGACACCGAGTTCACGCTGGCCGGCGAGCCGGTGCCCACCCCGCAGTTCGGCTTCGTCAAGCCCAAGAACGCTCTCGGCAGCGGCTCGGGCTCGATCAGCGGCGTCGTGGTCGGCGTGAAGCAGTACACGCCCCCCAAGGGCGGCGACATCAACTTCTTCAACGGGATGACCGGCTCCAAGACCGACAAGCCCATCCCCCACCCCGTGCTCTCGCTCGCCGACCTCAACGACGGGGACCGGGCCAAGTGGGTCGGCCGCGGCAACGCCGACGGCAGCTTCACCATCCCCAACGTTCCGGACGGCGACTACTCGCTGACCTGGTGGGACGAGCCGCAGAACTACATCCTCAACCTGGTCAACGTCACCGTGAGGAACGGTGAGGCGGTCAAGATGGGCCAGCTCCCCCTGATGGGCTGGTGGACCAAGCTCGACGGCTACGTCTTCAACGACGCCAACCGCAACGGCACGAAGGACTCCGGCGAGAAGGGCATCCCGAACTTCACCCTGACGCTCCGCAAGCAGGACAACTCGCTGATGGACCGTGGCTCGACCACGGCGACCACCGACGCCACCGGCTACTACTCCTTCGAGGGCGCCTACCCGCTCGCCGCGTGGACGGTGATGGAGGCCTACAACGACTCCTTCTACACCACCGGCGTGACCTACCAGGCCGACAACCAGAAGACCCCGACCACCGTGAAGGGGCCGGGGTGGACGTCAGCACGCTGA